In the genome of Candidatus Atribacteria bacterium, the window GAAGTGCCAGGATCAGGGACTCCCTGAACCTGATTTTGAGGAAGACCACGGGGTTTTTGTCGTAAAATTTTACCAGAATAAATGGAATGAAGAGAATCTTAAGAAGTTAGGAATTAATGAAAGACAGATTAAGGCAGTAATATATGTAAAAGAAAAAGGAAAGATTACTAACAAAGAATATCGTGAACTTACAGGCTTTCGGACGAAGGAGCAAGATTAGATTTAATCGAATTATCTAAAAGGAATTTAATCCGGCCAATAGGAAAAGGAAGAAGTGCCCATTACATACTTGGTATTTTTGGCGATTAGTTGGCATTTAATTGGCGATTAAAGTAATTGGAATAATTAGATACTGTGTTAAAAGTCAACCCACAAACTCTCCTTTAAACACCGT includes:
- a CDS encoding transcriptional regulator — its product is MVIMNEGKLPPEVPIEKLKTEHLSKPRNTLLADVFYKAGFIESWGRGTIKIMEKCQDQGLPEPDFEEDHGVFVVKFYQNKWNEENLKKLGINERQIKAVIYVKEKGKITNKEYRELTGFRTKEQD